The proteins below are encoded in one region of Bremerella sp. P1:
- a CDS encoding DUF4212 domain-containing protein yields MSSSPPTNRPEPKVAYWRQNLMVIGALLTIWAFVAFGCSIFFIEWLNQFQIGNLPLGFWFAQQGSMYVFLVLILVYALVMDYLDRKHDVKE; encoded by the coding sequence ATGTCTTCTTCCCCACCTACGAATCGCCCTGAGCCTAAGGTTGCCTATTGGCGGCAGAACCTGATGGTCATTGGCGCTCTGCTTACCATCTGGGCTTTTGTGGCCTTTGGTTGCTCGATTTTCTTCATCGAGTGGCTCAATCAATTCCAGATTGGCAATCTGCCCTTGGGCTTTTGGTTCGCTCAGCAGGGTTCGATGTACGTATTTCTGGTGCTGATCTTGGTCTACGCACTGGTGATGGACTATCTCGATCGCAAACATGACGTGAAGGAGTAG